The Nitrospira sp. KM1 genome includes a window with the following:
- a CDS encoding type II toxin-antitoxin system VapC family toxin has product MRSKTARFAVLDTSVYIDNFRTGRFTFRLLQSSFIARCSSVVLHELLRGARTPLERKFVTELSRRCRVLTPTEQHWNQAAEVLRRMRRAEHYEANKIRDLAFDVLIALSARSIGAAVVTSNLHDFQTIQRYVSFHLICWE; this is encoded by the coding sequence ATGCGTTCGAAGACCGCTAGATTCGCCGTCCTCGACACGTCGGTGTACATCGACAACTTTCGGACCGGTCGCTTCACCTTTCGTCTTTTGCAATCTTCGTTCATTGCCCGGTGCTCCTCGGTAGTCCTGCACGAGCTACTGCGTGGCGCACGCACTCCACTGGAACGAAAGTTCGTGACGGAATTGAGCAGGCGCTGTCGAGTGCTTACGCCGACGGAACAACACTGGAACCAGGCGGCTGAGGTACTACGCCGCATGCGGCGCGCCGAGCACTATGAGGCCAACAAGATACGCGACCTGGCGTTTGACGTCTTGATCGCACTCTCCGCCAGAAGTATCGGCGCGGCCGTTGTGACCTCCAACCTGCACGATTTCCAGACCATACAGCGGTATGTCTCTTTTCACCTCATCTGTTGGGAATAA